The following are from one region of the Sorghum bicolor cultivar BTx623 chromosome 2, Sorghum_bicolor_NCBIv3, whole genome shotgun sequence genome:
- the LOC110432959 gene encoding uncharacterized protein LOC110432959, which translates to MEGLIPLVYRAIVEYRKARHQVAIGSRLLYGGDHHHQPCGSSALFCVVDSGSSSGSWHAAPSSMSPATSPAASRASSSLASPLLRSASRRQLAG; encoded by the coding sequence ATGGAAGGCCTGATCCCGTTGGTGTACCGAGCCATCGTGGAGTACAGGAAGGCGAGGCATCAGGTCGCCATCGGAAGCCGCCTGCTGTACGGCGgcgaccaccaccaccagccgTGTGGTTCGTCGGCGCTCTTCTGCGTCGTCGACTctggcagcagcagcggcagctgGCACGCCGCGCCGTCGTCGATGTCCCCGGCCACGTCGCCGGCGGCGTCCAGGGCCAGCAGTAGCCTGGCGTCGCCGCTCCTCCGCTCAGCGTCCCGCCGCCAGTTGGCAGGTTAG